The following are from one region of the Stigmatella ashevillena genome:
- a CDS encoding purine-nucleoside phosphorylase: MGLYEQIQETAQAIRQRAGGLSPKVGIILGSGLGAFAEGFARQVVIPYAELPHFPHSSVPGHAGRLVLGQVGSQTVVAMQGRVHAYEGYSPTQVTLPARVLCALGIEALVVTNAAGGIHPQFAPGDLMVITDHINLSGWNALTGPNDDRLGTRFPDMSQAYSPELRARLLESARRGEVPLRQGVYAMVAGPSYETPAEIRMLRTLGADAVGMSTVPEVVAARHMGVPVVGISCITNLAAGVGTEPLSHGEVAETAQRVAGIFARLLTDFLSGVARN, from the coding sequence ATGGGACTTTACGAGCAGATCCAGGAGACGGCCCAGGCCATCCGGCAGCGCGCGGGGGGCCTTTCGCCGAAGGTGGGCATCATCCTGGGCAGTGGTCTGGGGGCATTCGCCGAAGGCTTCGCGCGCCAGGTGGTCATTCCCTACGCAGAACTGCCCCACTTTCCCCATTCCTCGGTGCCGGGCCACGCGGGCCGGTTGGTGCTGGGGCAGGTGGGGTCGCAGACCGTGGTGGCGATGCAGGGCCGGGTGCATGCCTACGAAGGGTATTCGCCCACCCAGGTGACCTTGCCCGCGCGGGTGCTGTGTGCGCTGGGCATCGAGGCCCTGGTGGTGACGAACGCCGCGGGGGGCATCCATCCCCAGTTCGCCCCCGGGGATTTGATGGTCATCACCGACCACATCAACCTCTCCGGGTGGAATGCGCTGACGGGGCCCAACGATGACCGGCTGGGAACGCGCTTCCCGGACATGTCCCAGGCCTATTCGCCTGAGCTCCGGGCGCGGCTGCTCGAGTCCGCCCGCCGGGGGGAGGTGCCCCTGCGGCAGGGCGTGTACGCCATGGTGGCAGGCCCCTCCTATGAGACGCCCGCGGAAATCCGCATGCTGCGCACCCTGGGGGCGGACGCGGTGGGGATGAGCACGGTGCCCGAGGTGGTGGCCGCCCGTCACATGGGCGTCCCGGTGGTGGGCATCAGCTGCATCACCAACCTGGCGGCGGGGGTGGGCACCGAACCGCTCTCCCACGGCGAAGTGGCCGAGACGGCCCAACGGGTAGCGGGTATCTTTGCCCGGCTGCTCACGGATTTCCTTTCCGGAGTGGCACGCAACTGA
- a CDS encoding thymidine phosphorylase, producing MRPYELIKAKREGHPLPPERIREFIAAYTRGDVPDYQMSALCMAVFFRGLNAEELGAWTRAMLESGEVLDLSETPGIKVDKHSTGGVGDKVSLSLAPLAAACGVPVPMISGRGLGHTGGTLDKLESIPGFRVDLSVADYRRLVRDVGACLIGQTSTLAPADKKLYALRDVTATVDCLPLIASSIMSKKLAEGIDALVLDVKVGSGAFMKRLEDARALARTMISLGTAMNRKVTALLTDMDQPLGRAVGNALEVVEAVEMLRGQAPEDYTEVTLALTAEMLVLGGKAATPQQAREQLRRVVEDGSALQKLRDIVRAQGGDPRAIDDYSRLPQARATRDVVAPVEGFVTAIDTEAVGLAAVALGAGRQRVDSLIDPAVGFTLLRKVGEPVKAGEPVVRVHYNNEGPLKDVEERLLAAYSFGHEIPPPRPLIVERLE from the coding sequence GTGCATGGCGGTCTTCTTCCGCGGGCTGAATGCGGAGGAGCTGGGCGCCTGGACGCGGGCCATGCTCGAGTCCGGAGAGGTGCTGGACCTGTCCGAGACCCCTGGCATCAAGGTGGACAAGCACTCCACCGGAGGGGTGGGGGACAAGGTCTCCTTGAGCCTGGCGCCGCTGGCAGCCGCCTGTGGCGTTCCCGTTCCGATGATTTCGGGCCGCGGGTTGGGGCACACGGGGGGTACGCTGGACAAGCTGGAGTCCATCCCCGGGTTCCGGGTGGACCTGTCCGTGGCGGACTACCGGCGGCTGGTCCGGGATGTGGGCGCCTGCCTCATCGGCCAGACGTCGACGCTGGCCCCCGCGGACAAGAAGCTCTACGCGCTGCGGGACGTGACGGCCACGGTGGACTGCCTGCCGCTCATCGCCAGCTCCATCATGAGCAAGAAGCTGGCGGAGGGCATCGACGCGCTGGTGCTGGATGTGAAGGTGGGCAGCGGCGCCTTCATGAAGCGCTTGGAGGACGCGCGGGCCCTGGCCCGGACGATGATCTCCCTGGGCACGGCGATGAACCGCAAGGTGACGGCGCTGCTGACGGACATGGATCAACCGCTGGGGCGCGCGGTGGGCAACGCGCTGGAGGTGGTGGAAGCGGTGGAGATGCTTCGCGGGCAGGCGCCGGAGGACTACACCGAGGTGACGCTGGCGCTCACCGCGGAGATGCTGGTGCTCGGGGGCAAGGCGGCCACGCCTCAACAGGCGCGGGAGCAATTGCGCCGAGTGGTGGAGGATGGCAGCGCCCTGCAAAAGCTGAGAGACATTGTCCGGGCGCAAGGCGGAGACCCGCGGGCCATCGACGATTACTCACGCTTGCCGCAGGCGCGGGCCACGCGCGACGTGGTGGCCCCCGTGGAAGGCTTCGTCACAGCCATTGACACCGAGGCGGTGGGGCTGGCGGCGGTGGCCCTGGGGGCCGGGCGGCAGCGGGTGGACAGCCTCATTGATCCGGCGGTGGGCTTCACCCTGCTGCGCAAGGTGGGAGAGCCCGTGAAAGCCGGAGAGCCGGTGGTGCGCGTGCATTACAACAATGAGGGCCCTCTCAAGGATGTGGAGGAGCGGCTCCTGGCTGCCTATTCCTTTGGGCATGAAATACCGCCCCCCCGTCCGCTCATCGTGGAGCGGCTGGAATAA
- a CDS encoding PilZ domain-containing protein encodes MAENKISPASGAEERRESPRVPMRFLVRRAGSEAGFEAYEGDLSLGGCALRGGALEGGAQVELRLLLPSAPDELRVSGEVLQVTRGEPGVAARVRFVNLSVEEELAIARHLDDLELTRTPR; translated from the coding sequence ATGGCGGAGAACAAGATTTCCCCGGCTTCCGGGGCAGAAGAGCGGAGAGAATCTCCCCGGGTCCCCATGCGTTTCCTGGTGCGGCGCGCCGGGAGTGAGGCGGGGTTCGAGGCCTACGAGGGAGATTTGTCGCTGGGCGGGTGTGCCCTTCGCGGCGGCGCGTTGGAGGGGGGGGCTCAGGTGGAGCTGCGGCTGCTCTTGCCGTCCGCCCCGGACGAGCTGCGGGTGAGTGGGGAGGTGCTTCAGGTGACGCGGGGCGAGCCCGGCGTGGCGGCGCGTGTGCGCTTCGTGAACCTGTCCGTCGAGGAGGAGCTGGCCATTGCCCGCCACCTGGACGACCTGGAGCTGACCAGAACCCCGCGCTGA